From Halobacteriovorax sp. GB3, a single genomic window includes:
- a CDS encoding MerR family transcriptional regulator produces MQSPTAIEIPNKSHFKVNEVCNITGVKPYVLRYWETEFEQIAPKTNSSGQKMYEQKDIEAVLSVKVLLFDQKMTIEKAKMEMDRTYGVPSPVVASDEFKAADFVEVKKEEAVVSTETLAKAHTSRSLSDRDVQKLVMAKAKLNSVLMLCTEIEQKHNWI; encoded by the coding sequence GTGCAATCGCCAACAGCAATTGAGATTCCAAACAAGTCTCACTTTAAAGTGAACGAAGTTTGTAATATCACAGGTGTTAAGCCTTACGTTCTTAGGTATTGGGAAACAGAATTTGAACAAATCGCTCCCAAAACTAATAGCTCAGGACAAAAAATGTATGAGCAAAAAGATATTGAGGCAGTTCTTTCGGTGAAAGTTTTACTCTTTGACCAAAAGATGACGATTGAAAAAGCGAAAATGGAAATGGATCGCACTTATGGTGTTCCTTCTCCAGTTGTTGCTTCTGACGAATTTAAAGCGGCTGACTTTGTTGAAGTTAAAAAAGAAGAGGCCGTTGTCTCGACTGAAACTTTAGCTAAGGCTCACACTAGTCGTTCTCTAAGTGATCGTGACGTTCAGAAATTAGTGATGGCCAAGGCCAAGTTAAATTCTGTTCTGATGTTATGCACTGAGATCGAGCAAAAGCATAATTGGATTTAA
- a CDS encoding polyprenyl synthetase family protein — translation MTRSSFDIEKERQIIVNDLESHINSFAPKHEFKEIYDYAVLPPGKAFRPLLTKALAKDLNKSFDQRVLENLSYFSSAVEIHHSYTLVHDDMPCMDDDETRRGKPATHIKYGQWKALLAGDGLLIMSFGLCSKINSKNLKEVMRIFSHATGPKGLIHGQCLDLSEQMNDSFSNLIETHKLKTARLIQLALLGGAILSKEDLSLKMAKDIARIGYSLGVNFQLLDDLTELTEKKLTEHELAINPWLRDESKENCLNFLSRELKRTKELVKQYKLENLETVLEMYYMKIRSLLNNDMQMVSEHTKMDLNPIMLLLDLSA, via the coding sequence ATGACAAGATCATCATTTGATATTGAAAAAGAACGCCAAATTATTGTTAATGACTTAGAAAGTCATATAAATTCTTTTGCTCCTAAACATGAGTTCAAAGAGATTTATGATTATGCCGTTCTTCCCCCAGGCAAGGCCTTTAGACCGCTTCTAACGAAGGCACTTGCAAAAGATCTGAATAAAAGCTTCGATCAAAGAGTGCTGGAAAACCTCTCTTATTTTTCAAGTGCTGTCGAAATTCATCATAGCTATACACTCGTTCACGATGATATGCCGTGCATGGACGATGATGAAACTCGAAGAGGAAAACCTGCAACACACATTAAGTACGGACAATGGAAGGCCTTATTGGCCGGAGATGGACTTCTCATCATGTCGTTTGGACTCTGCTCTAAAATAAATTCGAAGAACCTTAAAGAGGTTATGCGAATATTCAGCCATGCAACAGGACCCAAGGGTCTCATTCACGGCCAATGTCTTGATTTAAGTGAACAAATGAATGATTCTTTTTCTAATCTGATAGAAACACATAAATTAAAAACAGCAAGGCTCATTCAATTAGCACTACTAGGTGGAGCAATTCTTTCAAAAGAAGATTTATCTTTAAAAATGGCCAAAGACATCGCCAGAATTGGTTACTCACTTGGCGTAAACTTCCAGCTTCTTGATGACTTAACTGAACTTACAGAAAAAAAGTTAACTGAGCATGAATTGGCAATCAATCCGTGGCTAAGAGACGAGTCAAAAGAAAATTGTCTTAATTTTTTAAGTCGTGAGCTTAAAAGAACCAAAGAGCTTGTCAAACAATACAAGCTCGAGAACTTAGAAACTGTTCTCGAGATGTATTATATGAAGATTAGAAGTCTTTTAAACAACGATATGCAAATGGTAAGCGAACACACAAAAATGGACTTAAATCCAATTATGCTTTTGCTCGATCTCAGTGCATAA
- a CDS encoding cytochrome-c peroxidase, which translates to MNGSFLLVFFSLISLNIQASDLDLELQNYIEKFNYQALGDPAESTEGEVKLGAALFFENALSGNHNINCATCHAVSEGLGDGLPLSLGVGLTFNGKVRVKSDGEILPRNAPHLFNVGFDEQAFMFWDGRVSYNESEDFFETPNANISGKDPIENKIKMALTHANSAQALFPILSHEEMLGKPGSNPIADLKTDEQKWQALVERLLYGPSASFYQKMFEKAFPDTKVEEINIGHVAEAIYAFEKHAFVINDTPWDRYLRGQKSALSDKQKRGAIIFSERARCAECHNGPHLSNFEFKNIAIPPIGPGKSANKQDYGRYYVTKSQEDKFKFKVPALRNVALTAPYMHNGAFVYLSEVIDHYDHVRHSFMHYSTSNINRKFRYSYQGDIERVFVREEVISMFENLDEFVWPPLFLTPEEKSDLLEFLEKSLTQKKPTFYRPW; encoded by the coding sequence ATGAACGGTTCATTTCTTTTAGTTTTCTTTTCTCTCATCTCTCTAAACATCCAGGCCAGCGACCTCGATCTTGAACTTCAAAATTATATTGAGAAATTTAATTATCAGGCCCTAGGTGATCCAGCTGAATCAACAGAGGGGGAAGTGAAACTTGGAGCAGCACTCTTTTTTGAAAATGCCCTTTCAGGAAATCACAATATCAACTGCGCCACTTGCCACGCGGTAAGTGAGGGACTAGGTGATGGCCTTCCACTCTCCCTTGGTGTTGGACTTACTTTCAATGGAAAAGTTCGCGTAAAATCTGATGGAGAAATTCTTCCACGAAATGCTCCCCATCTTTTCAATGTTGGTTTTGACGAACAGGCCTTCATGTTTTGGGATGGTAGAGTCTCTTACAATGAAAGTGAAGACTTCTTCGAAACGCCGAATGCGAATATCAGTGGAAAAGATCCAATAGAAAATAAAATTAAAATGGCCCTCACACACGCCAACTCAGCACAGGCCCTCTTTCCAATTCTCTCCCATGAAGAAATGCTTGGAAAGCCTGGCTCTAACCCTATAGCCGATCTCAAAACAGATGAGCAAAAATGGCAGGCCCTAGTGGAAAGACTTCTCTATGGACCAAGTGCAAGTTTCTACCAAAAAATGTTTGAAAAGGCCTTTCCTGATACAAAAGTTGAAGAAATCAATATTGGTCATGTTGCCGAAGCGATCTATGCTTTTGAAAAACATGCCTTTGTCATTAACGACACACCATGGGATCGTTATCTACGTGGACAAAAAAGTGCTCTTAGCGACAAACAAAAACGTGGGGCAATTATTTTTAGTGAGAGAGCTCGATGTGCAGAGTGCCACAATGGTCCTCACCTATCAAATTTTGAATTTAAAAATATTGCCATCCCACCTATTGGACCAGGAAAGAGCGCCAATAAACAAGACTATGGCCGCTACTATGTCACAAAGAGCCAAGAGGACAAATTCAAATTTAAAGTTCCGGCCCTTCGTAACGTTGCTCTAACAGCTCCCTATATGCACAATGGTGCCTTTGTCTACTTAAGTGAAGTTATCGATCACTATGATCATGTTCGCCACTCATTCATGCATTACTCGACAAGTAATATTAACCGAAAATTTCGCTATAGCTATCAAGGTGATATTGAGAGAGTTTTTGTAAGAGAGGAAGTCATCTCTATGTTTGAGAACCTCGATGAATTCGTCTGGCCTCCGCTCTTTTTAACTCCAGAAGAAAAAAGTGATTTATTAGAATTTTTAGAAAAATCACTCACTCAGAAAAAGCCAACATTCTATCGTCCGTGGTAA
- a CDS encoding DNA gyrase subunit A, whose product MEERYLHALESVPLQEIVKEEYRTYQIYTLMDRAIPYLQDGLKPGQRRILFTLWKNQSKGLMKVSSATGLVLTLHPHGPASVESAIVNMAQDYTFSNNYPLIDKKGYFGERMETQPAASRYIECKLGEVAKILLFDDMNQVEMAPNYDEKVMEPVGLLPKLPLMLLNGAEGIGTGFSSVIPSFNHKDIVASMIQMIEKGKAKKIKPYVHSYSMDIESDGKNRFLFNMKFEKIGDKIFITELPRGYDAQKIYRYLAKYIEKDFIKDFIDSSVDNEIKIELLFKRGQNPTLAEVQKEMGTASSLVPNYTLISERGVRIFDRPEEIIEIFTNERLKVVKRRYELRCKDLEDKITQNNEIIKFIKNKEYETATKSKNRKTFVEYLSKKKYVYSDYLADMPIYRMTKEEVAKRQLMVKDDKAKLKEYSRIAKSKKLIEKKLIEELKDVSSKLSEWIRKRDKDKMNLIKKMEKGQKKKVVKKKTKK is encoded by the coding sequence ATGGAAGAAAGATATTTACACGCCCTTGAGTCGGTGCCACTACAGGAAATTGTTAAAGAAGAGTATAGAACTTATCAGATCTATACACTTATGGATCGTGCGATTCCATATCTTCAAGATGGTTTAAAACCTGGGCAAAGAAGAATTCTTTTTACTCTTTGGAAAAATCAGTCAAAAGGGCTTATGAAAGTTTCTTCTGCCACTGGTCTTGTTCTCACGCTTCACCCACATGGTCCCGCCTCTGTTGAGTCGGCCATTGTTAATATGGCCCAGGATTATACTTTCTCAAACAATTATCCTCTTATTGATAAGAAGGGATATTTCGGAGAGAGAATGGAAACTCAACCAGCTGCTTCAAGGTATATTGAATGTAAGCTAGGTGAAGTTGCCAAGATTCTTCTTTTCGATGATATGAACCAAGTTGAAATGGCGCCAAACTATGATGAAAAGGTCATGGAGCCAGTTGGCCTTCTTCCAAAACTTCCACTCATGCTTTTAAATGGAGCTGAGGGGATTGGTACAGGTTTCTCTTCTGTCATTCCAAGCTTTAATCACAAAGATATTGTAGCTTCTATGATCCAGATGATTGAGAAAGGCAAAGCAAAGAAGATTAAACCTTATGTTCATAGTTATTCGATGGACATTGAAAGCGATGGGAAAAATCGTTTTCTTTTCAATATGAAATTTGAAAAGATTGGTGATAAAATATTTATAACTGAACTTCCTCGTGGATATGACGCTCAGAAAATTTATCGTTATTTAGCAAAGTATATCGAAAAAGATTTTATTAAAGACTTTATCGATTCATCTGTTGATAACGAAATTAAGATCGAACTTCTCTTTAAGCGTGGTCAAAACCCAACACTTGCAGAAGTTCAAAAGGAGATGGGGACAGCTTCATCACTTGTTCCTAACTATACTCTTATTTCTGAACGAGGGGTTAGGATCTTCGATCGCCCTGAAGAGATTATCGAAATCTTTACAAACGAGAGATTGAAAGTTGTAAAAAGACGTTATGAGCTCAGATGTAAGGATTTAGAAGATAAAATTACTCAAAATAATGAGATCATTAAATTTATTAAGAATAAAGAATACGAGACGGCAACAAAGTCGAAAAACAGAAAGACCTTTGTTGAGTACCTCTCAAAGAAGAAATATGTTTATTCGGACTATTTAGCCGATATGCCTATTTACCGTATGACTAAGGAAGAAGTTGCCAAAAGGCAGTTAATGGTCAAAGACGATAAAGCAAAACTTAAAGAATATTCAAGAATTGCCAAGTCGAAAAAACTCATTGAGAAAAAGCTTATTGAAGAACTAAAAGATGTTAGCTCAAAGCTCTCTGAGTGGATTAGAAAGCGCGATAAGGACAAAATGAATCTCATTAAGAAAATGGAAAAAGGGCAAAAAAAGAAAGTCGTTAAGAAGAAAACAAAGAAATAG
- a CDS encoding integration host factor subunit alpha: protein MSLTKADIVERVYKEAGFSKKEASDLVDLVFKIIKDTLARGEKVKISGFGNFSIRDKATRVGRNPQTGDAMEISARRVLTFKPSQVLKEDVTNRYSHRIDDKGVEDKSVAPKDGIPRALSSFMNNTDDSIEGDDLD from the coding sequence ATGAGTCTAACTAAGGCTGATATCGTTGAAAGAGTTTACAAAGAGGCAGGATTTTCTAAGAAAGAGGCTTCTGATCTTGTAGATCTCGTATTTAAAATCATTAAGGACACTCTTGCTAGAGGAGAGAAGGTAAAAATCTCAGGATTTGGAAACTTCTCAATTCGTGACAAGGCAACAAGAGTTGGACGTAACCCACAAACTGGGGATGCGATGGAGATTTCTGCTCGTCGTGTTTTAACGTTCAAGCCTTCACAGGTCCTTAAAGAAGACGTTACTAACAGGTATTCTCACCGCATCGATGACAAAGGTGTTGAGGATAAGTCGGTAGCACCGAAAGATGGAATCCCACGTGCTTTAAGTTCTTTTATGAACAACACGGACGATTCAATTGAAGGTGACGACCTCGATTAA
- the gspN gene encoding type II secretion system protein GspN, with product MEGRESKFSQIAQNVYDLKLGFIFKLNLVALCVFMFSLFINFPVKKVITGLVDSALTSNRNCPMSYDNIKTTFFPLGIKIDKLKIDGRCFGKRGAEIFFHSATANVGFPSLSPFGPSLHAHVSKDSTDLKLAIVPSFSETLIRLKNSTIHSDLLNLVMDKGTLFKGIFNLEGRFYLENNRLNKGDFLLKSTNFKINNTTVENFEIPSLAIGNVLLKAVVAPKSIEIENLILGRDTPESPLNAQFKGTIRRNLLRFEASSYDLQGQFRLGQSLLKSVSILEMILPKDKQDKQGYFRVKMKGQISKPGMPEFL from the coding sequence GTGGAAGGTAGAGAATCTAAATTTAGCCAAATCGCACAAAATGTCTATGATCTCAAACTTGGATTCATTTTTAAGCTAAACCTAGTCGCACTATGCGTCTTCATGTTTTCTCTTTTTATTAACTTTCCTGTAAAGAAAGTCATTACTGGCCTTGTCGATTCTGCCCTAACAAGCAATAGAAATTGCCCCATGAGCTATGACAATATTAAAACAACTTTTTTCCCACTGGGAATTAAGATTGATAAGTTAAAAATTGATGGTCGATGCTTTGGGAAAAGAGGCGCTGAGATCTTTTTTCATTCGGCCACAGCGAATGTAGGCTTCCCTAGTCTTTCACCTTTTGGTCCATCTCTTCATGCACATGTTTCAAAAGACTCGACTGATTTAAAGCTTGCTATTGTTCCAAGCTTTTCAGAAACACTCATTCGACTTAAAAACTCAACAATTCACTCAGACCTTTTAAACTTAGTTATGGATAAAGGAACTCTTTTCAAAGGGATCTTTAATCTAGAGGGACGTTTTTATCTCGAGAATAATCGTCTCAACAAAGGTGACTTTCTTTTAAAGTCGACAAATTTTAAAATCAACAACACGACTGTTGAAAATTTTGAAATCCCTTCACTTGCAATTGGAAACGTTCTTCTAAAGGCCGTCGTGGCCCCGAAATCAATTGAAATTGAAAACCTGATACTTGGTAGGGATACCCCTGAATCTCCATTAAATGCTCAATTCAAAGGGACAATTAGAAGAAATCTTCTACGCTTTGAAGCGAGCTCTTACGACCTACAAGGACAATTTCGCCTTGGACAATCACTTCTTAAAAGCGTTTCTATCCTTGAGATGATCTTGCCAAAAGATAAGCAGGACAAACAAGGCTACTTTAGAGTGAAAATGAAAGGACAAATTTCAAAACCAGGAATGCCTGAATTTCTCTAA
- a CDS encoding GNAT family N-acetyltransferase, whose amino-acid sequence MKVLRISASDTHNIRKQVLAPHLPLEKCVFEGDEEEQTFHLGAFVDGKLVSIASFFYHKNDTFEEENQFQLRGMATLEEHRGKGLSSELLKVAFPVIKQNFCNLVWCDARTSAQGFYQQVGFEKTGEVFNVEDIGEHILMYKNL is encoded by the coding sequence TTGAAAGTTTTAAGAATCAGCGCAAGTGACACTCACAATATTCGCAAGCAAGTGCTTGCTCCTCACCTTCCTTTAGAAAAATGTGTTTTCGAAGGAGATGAAGAGGAACAAACATTTCACCTCGGCGCCTTCGTCGATGGAAAGCTTGTCAGTATCGCTTCATTTTTCTACCACAAAAACGACACATTCGAAGAAGAGAACCAATTCCAACTAAGAGGAATGGCCACTTTGGAAGAACATCGTGGAAAAGGACTTTCAAGTGAGTTGCTTAAAGTTGCCTTTCCAGTAATTAAACAGAACTTTTGTAATCTCGTTTGGTGTGATGCGAGAACAAGTGCTCAAGGGTTTTACCAGCAAGTAGGCTTTGAAAAAACAGGTGAAGTTTTCAATGTCGAAGATATTGGTGAACACATCCTCATGTATAAGAACTTATAA
- a CDS encoding toprim domain-containing protein: MANIESVKRKGRTKDAVIESKDQRWHCRNRITLVFGSNDVEELDTYVYDDSGVVFKTVQFHQAKSKAIEEILDNCIDEYYRGHVTEVHTYLSEDKKTVAIEDNGIGFPYEKAKQVYSEFRTGSKFKDEEVDEKGFLHRTLGQNGLGAAATCLTADLFKARIRHYNSKKEQTWTFEDGALKAKKTKPKPFKGHSGVRVEVVLSKEVYKNNVIDEELLRKRIIDLAYNNPGLAFYFNKEKYHFKKGLFELAQRVDEATAQHFGDFDYVYETTNTKGKKVKGKIDMSLSFCIDKSSEEREKFISFVNSTPTYDGGFHHDRVKRIFINAIKAKLERAAKKEKCSVVDNDILSGLTFILGITMPNPRFESQTKRKLVRDLQLEKGIENFMEKNVDKFLRKNKEYLEVVLERAKSRHKYQALKEASKKAKKQKKQRVEKLLDANERKHRELCSLFICEGDSAIGGLRSARNKLYQGGIALKGKPMNVAQAGIKDILNNQEFLDIMASVGLVLGQKAEIDDLRYSKIVFLADSDVDGGHINTLLTNFFFQFWPELFEQGAIQLAKAPLFEVITDKGVKFFETPGQLEDFKKVTKLKIKEVQRNKGLGEMSPEAWKHVMNRENYTKISIDQMSRAKEMLNVCFGKDTSLRKELLIDQESSDVTVSRSAERQKSYDKKSKAKKEVTKKEETSSQKKTIKKVEKKAAKKVATSSVKTSSVKTSSVKKKKAAKKATKKVTKKKVTKKVTKKAAKKKASPKKSIAEMIDYV; the protein is encoded by the coding sequence ATGGCCAATATCGAATCAGTCAAAAGAAAAGGTCGCACAAAAGACGCTGTCATTGAGAGTAAAGATCAGCGTTGGCACTGTCGTAACCGAATCACACTCGTTTTTGGAAGTAACGATGTGGAAGAACTTGATACGTATGTTTATGACGACTCAGGGGTTGTCTTTAAAACGGTTCAATTTCATCAGGCCAAAAGTAAGGCCATTGAAGAGATTCTCGATAACTGTATTGATGAATATTATCGTGGACACGTCACGGAAGTTCACACCTATCTTTCTGAAGATAAGAAAACTGTTGCCATTGAAGATAACGGGATTGGTTTTCCTTATGAGAAGGCCAAGCAAGTTTATTCTGAATTTAGAACTGGTTCTAAGTTTAAAGATGAAGAGGTTGATGAGAAGGGATTTCTCCATAGAACTCTTGGTCAAAATGGGCTTGGAGCAGCGGCCACTTGCTTAACGGCCGATCTTTTTAAGGCGAGAATCAGACATTATAACTCTAAAAAAGAGCAAACTTGGACTTTTGAAGATGGAGCATTAAAGGCGAAAAAAACAAAGCCAAAACCATTTAAAGGCCACTCAGGTGTTCGTGTTGAAGTTGTTCTATCAAAAGAAGTTTATAAAAATAATGTGATCGATGAGGAGCTTCTAAGAAAGCGTATCATTGATCTTGCTTACAATAATCCTGGTCTCGCCTTCTATTTCAATAAAGAGAAGTATCACTTTAAAAAAGGTCTATTCGAGCTTGCTCAAAGAGTTGATGAAGCTACGGCGCAGCACTTTGGTGATTTTGATTATGTTTATGAAACAACCAATACAAAAGGGAAAAAAGTTAAAGGGAAAATTGATATGTCCCTCTCTTTTTGTATTGATAAGTCTTCTGAAGAAAGAGAGAAATTTATCTCTTTTGTGAACTCCACTCCAACATATGACGGTGGTTTTCACCACGATCGTGTGAAGAGAATTTTTATCAACGCCATTAAGGCCAAGCTTGAAAGAGCCGCCAAGAAAGAAAAGTGTTCAGTTGTAGATAATGATATCCTCTCTGGTCTGACATTTATTTTAGGAATTACGATGCCAAACCCAAGGTTTGAGTCGCAAACAAAGCGTAAGCTTGTTCGTGATCTTCAGCTTGAAAAAGGGATCGAGAATTTTATGGAAAAGAATGTCGATAAATTTCTCAGAAAGAATAAGGAATATCTCGAAGTTGTTTTAGAAAGAGCTAAGTCTCGCCATAAATATCAGGCCTTAAAAGAAGCTTCGAAAAAGGCCAAAAAACAAAAGAAACAAAGAGTTGAAAAACTACTTGATGCCAACGAAAGAAAGCATCGTGAATTGTGTTCACTATTTATTTGTGAAGGGGACTCGGCCATTGGTGGTCTACGTTCGGCCAGAAATAAACTCTATCAGGGTGGTATCGCCTTGAAAGGGAAGCCGATGAACGTTGCCCAAGCTGGGATCAAAGATATTCTAAATAACCAAGAATTTCTCGATATCATGGCCAGTGTTGGTCTTGTTCTTGGTCAAAAAGCTGAGATTGATGATCTTCGCTATTCAAAAATTGTCTTTCTTGCCGACTCAGATGTCGACGGTGGACATATTAACACTCTTTTAACGAACTTTTTCTTTCAGTTTTGGCCAGAGCTTTTCGAGCAAGGGGCCATTCAGTTAGCGAAAGCTCCTCTCTTTGAAGTTATCACTGATAAAGGTGTTAAGTTCTTCGAAACACCAGGTCAGCTAGAAGACTTCAAAAAAGTGACAAAATTAAAAATTAAAGAAGTTCAGCGAAATAAGGGACTAGGTGAGATGTCGCCTGAGGCCTGGAAACACGTTATGAATAGAGAGAATTATACAAAGATCTCTATTGATCAAATGAGCCGCGCCAAAGAAATGCTCAATGTGTGCTTTGGAAAAGATACGAGCCTTCGAAAAGAACTTCTCATCGATCAAGAGAGTTCTGATGTTACGGTCTCTCGCTCTGCAGAGAGACAAAAATCATATGATAAAAAGTCTAAAGCAAAAAAAGAAGTAACAAAGAAAGAAGAAACTTCTTCGCAAAAGAAGACAATTAAGAAGGTTGAGAAGAAGGCCGCTAAAAAAGTAGCAACTTCTTCTGTTAAGACTTCTTCTGTTAAGACTTCTTCTGTTAAGAAGAAGAAAGCCGCAAAGAAAGCGACGAAGAAAGTTACGAAAAAGAAAGTTACGAAGAAAGTTACGAAGAAGGCGGCCAAGAAAAAGGCTTCGCCAAAGAAATCAATAGCTGAGATGATCGATTACGTTTAA
- the argS gene encoding arginine--tRNA ligase: MAILHNPLLNLVSEKIFNALEELYPEHGLTQQKVYDLISIPPNLKMGQFAFPCFPLAKALKKGPPQISGEIAAKIETSTFIEAVNPTGPYLNFKLSNEAFGALVVKDILSGEFFKKDLTDERPKTMIEYSQPNTHKELHVGHMRNLCLGNALVRIKRYCNQEVIATTYPGDSGTHVAKCLWYLKKHVKQEDIPSENKGAWLGKIYSTANLLLEDEKGTDKEDQNRAELTAILKELEAESGEYFDLWQETKKWSLELMNQAYSWADVDFDRWFFESEVDRPSLQTAKRLYEEGHLTKDDGAIGMDLSEEKLGFCILIKSDGNGLYSTKDVELAIKKFTEFGIKKNIYIVDDRQSFHFKQVFKVLEKIGFEEAKDCYHLPYDVVELPDGAMSSRKGNIVPLMELISKMESTIKENYLESYRGDWSDEEIESTAKIIANGAIKYGMIRVDNNRKIVFDMQEWLKLDGDTGPYLQYVYARVNSLVKKIDLEIPEDIAWNKLSKDQEVALLLKLQSFNDIALKCHEQNKTIHLTSYLFELGKLYNSFYAECPINKEEDQQIKVARLALSKAVASTIEMGLSILGIQSPSRM, from the coding sequence ATGGCCATTTTACATAACCCACTTTTAAATCTCGTTAGCGAAAAGATTTTTAACGCACTGGAAGAACTCTACCCTGAACACGGACTGACTCAACAGAAAGTTTATGATCTCATTTCGATTCCGCCGAACTTAAAAATGGGACAATTTGCCTTTCCATGTTTTCCATTAGCAAAGGCCCTTAAAAAAGGTCCGCCACAAATTTCAGGGGAAATTGCGGCAAAAATAGAGACTTCAACTTTTATTGAAGCTGTGAATCCAACAGGGCCATATCTCAATTTTAAATTATCAAATGAAGCCTTTGGTGCTCTTGTCGTAAAAGATATTCTCTCGGGAGAATTCTTTAAAAAAGATCTCACTGATGAGCGTCCTAAAACGATGATTGAATACTCGCAACCCAATACACACAAAGAGCTTCACGTAGGACATATGAGAAACCTCTGTCTTGGAAATGCCCTTGTTCGTATTAAGCGCTATTGTAACCAAGAAGTTATCGCCACAACCTACCCAGGAGATTCTGGGACACACGTTGCAAAATGTCTTTGGTATCTAAAAAAACACGTTAAACAAGAGGATATCCCATCTGAAAATAAGGGGGCATGGTTAGGTAAGATTTATTCCACGGCCAACCTTCTACTTGAAGATGAGAAAGGGACAGATAAAGAAGATCAAAATAGAGCTGAGCTCACGGCCATTTTAAAAGAGCTTGAGGCTGAAAGTGGTGAATACTTTGATCTTTGGCAAGAGACAAAGAAATGGTCTCTTGAACTTATGAATCAAGCTTACTCTTGGGCAGATGTTGATTTTGATCGCTGGTTTTTTGAATCGGAAGTGGATCGCCCTTCCCTTCAAACGGCCAAAAGATTGTATGAAGAGGGTCATCTCACAAAAGACGATGGTGCCATTGGAATGGATCTGAGTGAAGAGAAACTTGGATTTTGTATTCTCATTAAATCCGATGGTAACGGACTCTATTCGACAAAAGACGTAGAGCTGGCCATTAAGAAATTTACTGAATTTGGAATCAAGAAAAATATCTATATCGTTGATGATCGCCAGAGCTTTCACTTCAAACAAGTTTTTAAAGTTCTAGAGAAAATTGGCTTTGAAGAGGCCAAAGACTGCTATCATCTCCCTTACGATGTTGTTGAACTGCCAGATGGGGCCATGAGTTCGAGAAAGGGAAATATCGTTCCACTCATGGAGCTCATTTCTAAAATGGAATCGACAATCAAAGAGAATTATCTCGAAAGCTACCGCGGAGATTGGTCAGATGAAGAGATCGAATCAACGGCTAAAATTATCGCCAACGGTGCCATTAAATATGGAATGATTCGTGTAGATAATAACAGAAAAATTGTTTTTGATATGCAAGAATGGCTTAAACTTGATGGCGACACAGGTCCTTATCTTCAATATGTTTATGCTAGGGTCAATTCACTTGTTAAAAAGATTGATCTAGAAATCCCTGAAGATATCGCTTGGAATAAACTTTCTAAAGACCAAGAAGTTGCCCTACTTTTAAAGCTTCAGTCATTTAATGATATCGCTTTAAAATGTCATGAACAGAATAAAACAATTCATCTAACAAGCTACCTTTTTGAACTTGGGAAGCTCTATAATAGCTTCTACGCTGAGTGCCCAATAAACAAAGAAGAAGATCAGCAGATAAAAGTTGCAAGGCTCGCCCTTTCAAAGGCCGTTGCTTCAACAATTGAAATGGGTCTTTCTATCCTTGGGATTCAATCTCCAAGTAGAATGTAG